From a region of the Synechococcus sp. RS9916 genome:
- a CDS encoding branched-chain amino acid transaminase, with protein sequence MHQFLPFAWFEGRCVPFEEAKVSVATHALHYGTGAFGGMRAIPDPNKPGGMLLFRAERHARRLSQSAKLLLADLSEATVMEALTAMLKANQPKTPIYLRPFVYTSDLGIAPRLHNIETDFLIYGLELGDYLSPEGVSCRISSWTRQEDRSLPLRGKISGAYITSSLAKTEAVSSGFDEALLMNSRGKVSEASGMNLFLVRNGQLITPGVDQDILEGITRASVIELAKAMGIEVIERPVDKTELFIADEVFLTGTAAKISPIRQLESTVLSDKRPMMEALRTKLVAITEGRDPDYAHWVTRIELND encoded by the coding sequence ATGCATCAGTTCCTGCCCTTCGCCTGGTTTGAAGGCCGGTGTGTGCCTTTTGAAGAGGCCAAAGTCTCGGTGGCAACGCACGCGCTCCACTACGGGACAGGCGCCTTCGGAGGCATGCGGGCCATTCCTGACCCCAACAAGCCAGGCGGCATGCTCCTCTTCCGTGCCGAGCGCCATGCCCGTCGGCTCAGCCAGAGCGCCAAATTGCTGCTGGCAGACCTGAGTGAAGCCACGGTGATGGAAGCTCTCACGGCCATGCTCAAGGCCAATCAACCCAAGACCCCGATCTACCTCCGGCCTTTCGTGTACACGAGCGATCTTGGGATCGCCCCACGCCTGCACAACATTGAGACCGATTTCCTGATTTATGGCCTGGAGCTGGGGGATTACCTCTCGCCAGAAGGGGTCAGCTGCCGGATCAGCAGCTGGACCCGTCAGGAGGATCGCTCGCTGCCGCTGCGGGGCAAGATCAGTGGGGCCTACATCACCAGCTCCCTAGCCAAAACGGAAGCCGTCAGCAGTGGCTTTGATGAAGCCCTGCTCATGAACAGTCGAGGCAAGGTCAGCGAAGCCAGCGGGATGAATCTGTTCCTCGTCCGCAACGGTCAGCTGATCACCCCGGGGGTTGATCAAGACATCCTTGAAGGCATCACCCGAGCCAGCGTGATCGAACTCGCCAAAGCCATGGGTATTGAGGTGATCGAACGGCCTGTGGACAAAACCGAGTTGTTCATTGCCGATGAGGTGTTTCTCACCGGCACTGCTGCCAAGATCAGCCCGATCCGCCAGCTGGAGTCCACGGTTCTGTCAGACAAGCGCCCGATGATGGAGGCTCTTCGAACCAAGCTGGTGGCCATCACCGAGGGCCGGGATCCCGACTACGCCCACTGGGTGACCCGTATTGAGCTGAACGACTGA